The proteins below are encoded in one region of Arenibacter algicola:
- a CDS encoding RagB/SusD family nutrient uptake outer membrane protein yields the protein MKKYIFLSLFAVVILLGCEDFIDLEPQDQLTTTAFYKTASDAISATNAAYDGFQHLNYYGFNYPDILNIAGGDAVKGGFGAGDRPAYLEFETFNITDNNLRIGEFYAMAWGGVNRANQVLDNVSLMEVDGDFTEALKTRLLGEATFLRALHYTNLVLGFGGMPIYTSVPTIDAEVLPRATAEDCWTFIIEDFNNAASMLPDSYDAANMGRATKGAANAMLARIYSLRGEWGQVNTYADLVINSQAGYDLAPTFAENFDERGNNNVESIFEIQYTLSNTSLDIWSSAGDWNSNFIAKYSAPQVGNAGWATMSPTQELVDDFEAGDIRLTETVYRPGDPYGDGVFDPNDGSHFENAGLYGHKKLTGLDFANTAGNGFDYNYKIIRFADILLLKAEAENELNGVSENALTPLNRIRTRAGLLPVNETNNPGLTQAGLRDIILGERRSEFAMEGLRFYDVVYRGRGTEFLGTRGYQPGDEIFPIPPSEITQTGWPQN from the coding sequence ATGAAAAAGTATATTTTTCTTAGTCTCTTTGCGGTAGTTATACTACTCGGCTGCGAAGATTTCATTGATCTAGAACCACAGGATCAGTTGACCACTACTGCATTCTATAAAACTGCCTCTGATGCAATTTCTGCCACGAACGCAGCTTATGATGGCTTTCAGCATTTAAATTATTATGGCTTTAATTATCCTGATATCTTAAATATTGCAGGGGGAGACGCCGTAAAAGGTGGTTTTGGAGCAGGTGACCGTCCGGCTTATCTAGAATTCGAAACATTTAATATAACTGATAATAATCTCAGAATCGGTGAATTCTATGCTATGGCATGGGGTGGTGTTAACCGTGCAAATCAAGTTTTGGACAATGTATCACTAATGGAAGTTGATGGGGATTTTACCGAAGCCCTTAAAACAAGGCTTTTAGGTGAAGCAACATTTTTAAGAGCACTACACTATACAAATTTAGTACTAGGTTTTGGAGGTATGCCCATTTATACTTCCGTACCAACTATTGATGCAGAAGTGCTACCACGAGCAACAGCCGAAGATTGTTGGACTTTCATAATTGAAGATTTTAACAATGCAGCAAGTATGCTTCCGGATTCTTATGACGCCGCAAACATGGGTAGAGCCACCAAAGGTGCAGCAAATGCCATGTTAGCTCGTATATATTCATTAAGAGGAGAATGGGGACAAGTTAACACCTATGCTGACTTGGTTATTAACAGCCAGGCAGGATATGATTTAGCCCCAACCTTCGCCGAAAATTTTGACGAAAGGGGTAATAATAATGTGGAGTCTATTTTTGAGATTCAATATACCCTATCAAACACTTCTCTGGATATATGGAGTTCGGCCGGAGATTGGAACTCTAATTTTATAGCTAAATACTCTGCACCACAGGTAGGGAACGCAGGCTGGGCCACGATGTCCCCAACACAAGAGTTGGTAGATGACTTTGAAGCTGGTGATATCCGTTTAACGGAAACTGTATATCGTCCGGGTGACCCATATGGCGACGGTGTATTTGACCCCAATGACGGTTCACATTTTGAAAATGCAGGTCTTTATGGTCATAAAAAATTGACCGGTCTTGATTTTGCAAATACTGCAGGGAATGGATTTGATTACAATTATAAAATTATTCGCTTTGCAGATATTTTATTATTGAAAGCAGAGGCAGAAAACGAGTTGAATGGAGTTTCGGAAAATGCTCTGACGCCACTGAATCGTATTAGAACACGTGCCGGGTTATTGCCCGTTAACGAAACGAATAACCCAGGACTTACTCAGGCTGGACTACGGGATATTATTTTAGGAGAAAGAAGAAGTGAATTCGCTATGGAAGGACTACGCTTTTATGATGTAGTTTATCGTGGCAGAGGGACGGAATTCCTTGGAACAAGAGGATATCAACCAGGTGATGAGATATTTCCAATACCACCAAGTGAAATTACCCAGACTGGTTGGCCACAAAACTAG
- a CDS encoding TonB-dependent receptor translates to MKLTTILLIVSLFKIQANSYSQNTKITLNHDQISIGDVFKEIEGKSDFRFLYKNKEVDINRKVSIHVTKENIYDILNQLFKETTVKYEVLDNRQIVLTQQLQNNIKHMKSIPFGVLKQQTTINGSVKDVNGIPLPGANVVEKGTTNGVTADFDGNFSLELIEKNAVLEISYIGYSTKEISVDGQSDLTIILEESAAGLEEVVVVGYGTQRKREVTGAISSISSDAITQQTITGFDQAMAGRVAGVQVSQNSGAPGGSTSIRVRGIGTPGNSEPLYVIDGIPVFNSNSGGGGGTPPSPLNTLNPNDIESIEILKDAASGAIYGSRAANGVVIITTKKGKAGVPKLNLDYSIGMQSKEKNFDILDGPTYQQYITEFSGAAPNFTNPANTNYIDEIFQSATIQNMNLNVNGGNEVSKYSLSLGYLDQGGIIRGSAFERLSLRVNTSHDVSKRFRIGNNFSVSRSINNQTQENSVFNAAIGRAVIQPPVIPARNEDGSIGQPGDVGTSFIRSGGPLYVTDERFYEAEQFRFLGNVFAEYDIFEDLTYRLNLGGDYLSSGSNLFSPSFKGSGSPDILSTGQRYDSKEWIWLAEHTLNYNKSFNDNHNLDVLVGFTQQKSSFSSQSTSATNFASNDLIAVGTAAERIGTGNLVDWSLMSYLGRVNYNFMSKYFISASVRRDGSSKFGPGNKWGVFPAFSAGWQIADEEFFKVDFIDELKLRASWGQLGNQEIGNFNYLALLFPNAGYGFGGNVGSGSFSAQPANTNITWETAEQTDIGFDLSLLNKKVTLSVDYFNKQQIDILLPGTLPFAYGFIVNGVPQFPTVNAGIVRNKGLEFDLGIKGFKDDFSWSVNANLATLNNNVESDNGSPIISDGESLSVRFQEGLPIGVFYGYKVDGVFQTQAEINALNPDAVNGVYYQASNTSPGDFRFKDLNGDGIVNSEDQTALGSGVPDFTYGLTANINYKDFDFSMSWQGVQGNEIFANILQQAGDFTKPDNKFTTLYENAWRGEGTSNTVPAIGSGNGNYRNSDYYIQDGSFLRLRSLQIGYSIPNNLLETMKLSNLRIYVGGQNLLTFDNYEYGLDPEVGANSGNALENGVDRGRYPIPRTISIGVNIGF, encoded by the coding sequence ATGAAACTGACTACCATATTGCTTATAGTTTCACTTTTTAAGATTCAAGCTAATTCTTACTCTCAAAATACCAAGATCACTCTTAATCACGATCAGATAAGTATAGGAGATGTATTTAAGGAAATAGAAGGTAAAAGTGATTTTAGGTTTTTGTACAAAAACAAAGAAGTGGATATTAATAGGAAAGTTTCTATTCATGTCACCAAAGAAAATATTTATGATATTCTAAATCAGCTTTTTAAGGAAACAACTGTGAAGTATGAGGTGTTGGACAATAGACAAATTGTACTTACCCAGCAACTTCAGAACAACATTAAACATATGAAGAGTATCCCTTTTGGGGTGCTCAAGCAGCAGACAACTATCAATGGGAGTGTTAAAGATGTCAACGGAATACCGTTGCCAGGTGCCAACGTTGTTGAAAAAGGGACAACCAACGGTGTAACAGCAGATTTTGATGGTAATTTCTCCCTGGAATTAATCGAAAAAAATGCCGTTCTTGAGATTTCCTATATAGGCTATTCCACAAAGGAAATTTCGGTAGACGGGCAGTCCGACCTTACTATTATTTTAGAAGAAAGTGCAGCTGGATTGGAAGAAGTTGTCGTTGTAGGGTATGGTACTCAAAGGAAAAGAGAGGTAACAGGAGCTATTAGTTCTATCTCCTCAGATGCTATCACCCAACAGACCATTACTGGTTTTGATCAGGCGATGGCGGGTAGGGTTGCTGGTGTTCAAGTTTCCCAGAATTCTGGTGCGCCAGGGGGATCAACTTCTATTAGGGTAAGGGGTATTGGAACCCCAGGAAACAGTGAGCCATTATATGTAATTGACGGAATACCTGTATTTAATAGTAATTCCGGTGGCGGTGGTGGTACCCCTCCAAGTCCGCTTAATACGCTTAACCCCAATGATATTGAGTCCATAGAAATTCTAAAGGATGCGGCCTCAGGTGCCATCTATGGTTCTAGAGCTGCAAACGGGGTAGTTATTATCACTACCAAGAAGGGGAAGGCAGGTGTACCAAAATTGAATTTGGATTATTCCATTGGGATGCAGAGTAAAGAGAAGAATTTCGATATTTTGGACGGGCCAACTTATCAACAGTATATTACTGAATTTTCAGGGGCAGCTCCTAATTTTACTAATCCTGCAAATACAAATTATATAGATGAAATATTTCAGTCAGCCACTATTCAAAACATGAACTTAAATGTAAATGGTGGAAATGAAGTATCTAAATACTCGCTATCATTAGGATATTTGGACCAAGGGGGTATTATTAGAGGTTCTGCATTTGAGAGACTCTCTTTACGTGTCAATACATCTCATGACGTAAGCAAGCGTTTTAGAATCGGAAATAATTTTTCGGTTTCAAGATCTATCAACAATCAGACACAGGAAAACAGTGTATTTAATGCCGCAATTGGTAGGGCCGTAATACAACCTCCAGTGATACCCGCAAGAAATGAAGATGGAAGTATTGGCCAGCCGGGAGATGTTGGTACTAGTTTCATTAGATCTGGTGGACCGCTGTACGTAACAGATGAACGTTTCTACGAAGCTGAACAATTCCGTTTCCTAGGTAATGTTTTTGCTGAATATGATATTTTCGAAGACCTTACTTATAGATTAAATTTAGGAGGTGATTATTTATCAAGTGGCTCTAATCTATTTTCTCCATCCTTTAAAGGTAGTGGAAGCCCTGATATTCTGTCTACAGGTCAACGCTATGACAGCAAGGAATGGATTTGGTTGGCAGAACATACCTTAAACTACAACAAATCATTTAACGATAACCACAATCTTGATGTTCTTGTAGGTTTTACGCAACAAAAATCAAGTTTTTCATCACAAAGCACCTCTGCAACAAACTTCGCCTCAAATGATTTGATTGCTGTAGGTACTGCGGCGGAAAGAATTGGAACCGGAAATCTAGTAGATTGGTCTTTAATGTCTTATCTAGGTAGGGTCAACTATAATTTTATGAGTAAATATTTTATATCCGCATCTGTAAGACGTGATGGTTCCTCAAAATTTGGTCCAGGTAATAAATGGGGTGTTTTCCCTGCATTTTCGGCAGGATGGCAGATAGCCGATGAGGAATTTTTTAAGGTTGACTTTATAGATGAACTAAAATTAAGAGCTAGTTGGGGCCAATTGGGTAACCAAGAAATTGGAAATTTTAATTACTTAGCACTTCTTTTTCCAAATGCAGGTTACGGTTTTGGTGGTAATGTGGGTTCAGGTAGTTTTTCGGCTCAACCAGCCAATACAAATATAACTTGGGAAACTGCGGAACAAACTGACATAGGTTTCGATTTAAGTCTGTTAAATAAAAAAGTGACCTTAAGTGTAGATTATTTTAACAAACAACAAATTGATATCCTATTACCTGGAACTTTACCCTTTGCTTATGGATTTATTGTAAATGGAGTACCACAATTTCCAACAGTTAACGCAGGTATAGTTAGAAACAAAGGGCTTGAATTTGACCTAGGAATTAAAGGCTTCAAAGATGATTTTAGTTGGTCGGTGAACGCCAATCTTGCTACTTTGAACAACAATGTTGAAAGTGACAATGGTAGCCCTATTATTAGCGATGGAGAATCTTTATCTGTCCGTTTTCAAGAAGGATTGCCTATAGGGGTCTTCTATGGGTATAAAGTAGATGGGGTTTTTCAGACCCAAGCAGAAATAAATGCCCTTAACCCCGATGCTGTAAACGGAGTTTATTACCAAGCATCCAATACGAGTCCAGGAGATTTCAGGTTTAAGGATTTAAATGGTGACGGTATTGTTAATTCTGAAGATCAGACAGCATTAGGCAGTGGAGTACCGGATTTTACGTATGGTTTAACAGCGAACATTAACTATAAAGATTTTGATTTTTCTATGTCTTGGCAGGGAGTACAGGGCAATGAGATTTTTGCTAATATCCTACAACAAGCGGGTGATTTTACAAAACCAGATAATAAATTCACCACACTATACGAAAATGCTTGGCGAGGAGAAGGAACTAGTAATACGGTTCCTGCCATAGGAAGTGGTAACGGTAATTATAGAAATTCAGATTACTATATACAAGATGGTTCTTTCTTGAGATTACGTTCCTTACAAATAGGATATTCAATACCTAACAATCTTTTGGAAACAATGAAACTTAGTAACCTAAGAATTTACGTTGGTGGTCAGAACCTATTGACGTTTGACAATTATGAATATGGTCTTGACCCTGAAGTTGGCGCAAATTCTGGAAACGCTCTAGAGAACGGTGTAGATCGTGGTCGTTATCCTATTCCAAGAACCATTTCAATTGGTGTTAATATCGGATTTTAA
- a CDS encoding VCBS repeat-containing protein, which produces MIISCTYRKNEVFTKLEVDKTNLDFINQVFETDSISLANNYYFYNGAGITVSDFNNDGLQDIFYTGNHTSSRLFLNKGGLLFEDVTLSSNLDNNFWNSGSTYADVNGDGWQDLFVCTVGKDEPNLLYINQGVSDNGIPVFKEEASKYGLADKRICTQAAFFDYDQDNDLDLFVIVNSQLMNDRNLTKPRNTGQNSYTVDILYRNNGDNTFTDVSEESGITNEGFSLGLAINDINNDGWPDIYVANDFITNDLLYINNKNGGFDEKALDYLRHTSYNGMGVDIADVNNDGFMDITVMDMLPESNRRRKLMQAPVNYDLFNYRADLGYAQQHVKNTLQINQGINNEGNYQFSELGTFAGMYSTDWSWAPLWADFDNSGTLDLFISNGYYKDLTDMDFSLGLKEKLRFGSNEHSIAYQKETLEKLNPIKKSNYLYKNNGHLDLVNVTKEWGLDEPSFSHGAAFADFDNDGDLELIVNNLGHTSFFYKNNTIENNKVNEKKQGFFLKVKLQGPGKNKNAFGARLELFSEGSLKQSYYHSNVRGYLSSMSDVIHLGLGAESRLDSVSIHWPDGTFQTVEAITPDTTLNIIYKPNRKKSTTFRPKTLFESITDSLQLDYVQKENNYIDFNNDPLFYKMYSREGPSIAINDINNDGLDDILLGGSSENSITLFTQNSGIFEKSNILEEDKQYEDMGMLLFDADSDGDNDLYVVSGGSEFAGQQNACQDRFYKNENGVFVKQEGASLNTASGGPVKGADFDRDGDIDLFVGGKISPGKYPTSPISSLLINKNGSLQEETPQFLKEIGMVNDALWSDFNNDGWVDLIVVGEWTKIQIFINKEGTLEPYKDNALEDSSGWWNSISGGDFDNDGDIDYILGNFGLNSYIKADKDHPIRVYADDFDANGKIDPIISYYEKDDKGTLKEYSLHTRDALISQIVAYKKRFKNYKSFSEADFDEILKKHDRKNDFVLDAKILTTTYLENRGAEGFKISQLPIACQISPVYGVLVKDFDGDGNLDALLSGNQNSADPLFGNYDASNGILLRGNGKGKLEPVSTMDSGLYLNGDQKSLVNLFVGNQQVLLAGANLGTIKAYGNNAQNKESNKVIPLGSMDAGAFITFQNGEKTKLEFYYGNSYLSQSSRKIKLLPIMKEVIIYDFNGVKRKVL; this is translated from the coding sequence ATGATAATTTCATGCACCTACAGGAAAAATGAAGTTTTCACCAAATTGGAAGTCGACAAAACTAATCTTGACTTTATAAATCAAGTTTTTGAGACGGATTCTATTAGCTTGGCGAATAATTATTATTTCTACAATGGCGCCGGAATCACAGTGAGTGATTTTAATAATGATGGTTTACAGGATATTTTTTATACTGGGAATCATACCTCTTCCAGACTATTTTTAAATAAGGGAGGACTTTTATTTGAAGATGTAACCCTTTCCTCCAATTTAGATAATAATTTTTGGAACAGTGGCTCTACCTATGCCGATGTAAATGGGGATGGATGGCAAGATTTATTTGTTTGCACCGTCGGAAAGGACGAACCAAATTTACTGTATATCAATCAAGGGGTATCTGATAATGGTATTCCCGTTTTTAAAGAAGAGGCTTCCAAATATGGGTTAGCCGATAAAAGAATTTGCACACAAGCTGCATTTTTTGATTATGACCAGGATAATGACCTTGATCTTTTCGTTATTGTGAACTCCCAGTTAATGAACGATCGTAATCTGACCAAACCAAGGAATACTGGTCAGAATTCATATACAGTTGATATACTTTATAGAAATAATGGGGACAATACCTTTACCGATGTCTCTGAAGAATCCGGTATTACCAACGAAGGCTTCTCTTTGGGATTGGCGATAAATGATATTAATAATGATGGTTGGCCAGATATTTACGTAGCTAATGACTTTATAACAAATGACCTATTATACATTAATAATAAAAATGGTGGTTTTGATGAAAAAGCCCTTGATTACCTGAGGCATACCAGTTACAACGGGATGGGGGTTGATATCGCAGATGTTAATAATGATGGATTCATGGATATTACCGTTATGGACATGCTCCCAGAATCTAATAGGCGAAGAAAACTAATGCAAGCGCCTGTTAATTATGACCTGTTCAATTATAGAGCGGATCTAGGCTATGCCCAACAACATGTTAAAAATACACTACAGATTAACCAAGGTATTAACAATGAAGGCAATTACCAATTTAGCGAATTGGGAACATTTGCAGGGATGTACTCCACAGATTGGAGCTGGGCACCATTATGGGCAGATTTTGATAATAGCGGGACCTTGGATTTATTTATTTCCAATGGCTATTATAAGGATTTAACCGACATGGATTTCTCCCTTGGTCTTAAAGAGAAATTACGTTTTGGGTCCAATGAACATAGTATTGCGTACCAGAAAGAAACTCTTGAAAAATTGAATCCGATTAAAAAATCAAATTATCTCTATAAAAATAATGGGCATCTTGACCTGGTCAACGTTACCAAAGAATGGGGTTTGGATGAGCCTTCATTTTCACATGGTGCGGCTTTTGCAGATTTTGATAACGACGGCGATTTGGAGTTAATCGTTAATAATCTTGGGCATACTTCCTTCTTTTATAAGAACAATACTATTGAGAATAATAAGGTAAATGAAAAAAAACAAGGCTTTTTCCTCAAAGTTAAACTTCAGGGACCCGGAAAAAATAAAAATGCTTTTGGCGCTCGTCTGGAACTGTTTTCTGAAGGAAGCCTAAAACAGAGTTATTATCATTCAAATGTACGCGGATATTTATCAAGTATGAGCGATGTTATCCATCTTGGATTAGGCGCGGAAAGTAGGCTTGATAGTGTGTCCATTCATTGGCCTGATGGCACTTTTCAAACTGTGGAAGCTATAACTCCGGATACTACACTAAACATTATTTATAAGCCCAATAGAAAAAAATCAACAACATTCAGACCTAAGACGCTATTTGAATCCATCACAGATTCTTTGCAATTGGATTATGTTCAAAAGGAAAATAATTATATCGATTTTAACAACGACCCACTTTTTTACAAAATGTATTCCCGGGAAGGACCAAGTATCGCCATAAACGATATAAATAATGATGGATTAGACGATATTTTATTAGGTGGTTCTTCTGAAAATTCGATCACTTTATTTACACAGAATTCAGGGATCTTTGAAAAAAGCAACATTTTGGAGGAGGATAAACAATATGAGGATATGGGAATGCTCCTCTTTGATGCGGATAGTGATGGTGATAATGATCTTTATGTTGTTAGTGGCGGCAGTGAATTTGCGGGGCAGCAAAATGCTTGTCAAGACAGATTTTATAAAAATGAAAATGGTGTATTCGTAAAACAAGAAGGAGCCTCCCTAAACACTGCAAGTGGAGGTCCTGTTAAAGGAGCGGATTTTGATAGGGACGGAGACATTGACCTTTTTGTGGGCGGTAAAATAAGCCCCGGAAAATATCCCACATCGCCCATAAGTAGTCTGTTAATAAATAAAAATGGCAGCTTACAAGAGGAAACGCCCCAATTTTTAAAAGAAATTGGAATGGTGAACGACGCCCTCTGGTCAGATTTCAATAATGATGGTTGGGTAGATTTAATCGTTGTTGGCGAATGGACCAAGATTCAAATTTTCATCAATAAAGAAGGAACATTAGAACCATATAAGGATAATGCATTGGAAGATTCATCAGGATGGTGGAATAGTATTTCCGGGGGTGATTTTGACAATGACGGTGATATAGATTACATATTGGGGAATTTTGGTTTAAACAGTTATATAAAAGCGGATAAAGACCATCCTATTCGCGTTTATGCAGATGATTTTGATGCCAACGGTAAAATAGACCCTATCATTTCCTATTATGAAAAGGATGATAAGGGCACATTAAAGGAATATTCCTTACATACACGGGACGCACTTATTTCTCAAATTGTCGCTTATAAAAAACGTTTCAAGAACTACAAATCTTTCTCTGAAGCAGATTTTGATGAAATCCTTAAAAAGCACGACCGTAAGAATGATTTTGTTCTTGATGCCAAAATATTAACAACGACCTATTTGGAAAATAGGGGGGCCGAAGGTTTTAAGATAAGCCAGTTACCTATTGCGTGCCAGATATCCCCTGTTTATGGAGTGTTGGTTAAAGATTTCGATGGTGATGGCAATCTAGATGCGTTACTCAGCGGTAACCAAAATTCTGCTGATCCCCTTTTCGGAAACTACGATGCGTCCAATGGCATTTTATTAAGAGGGAACGGCAAGGGAAAGTTGGAACCGGTTTCTACCATGGATTCGGGACTTTACTTGAATGGTGATCAAAAAAGCTTGGTGAATCTTTTTGTGGGTAATCAGCAGGTTCTACTTGCTGGAGCAAATCTAGGAACTATTAAGGCTTATGGCAATAATGCCCAAAATAAGGAATCCAACAAGGTTATTCCTTTAGGGTCAATGGACGCCGGAGCCTTTATTACATTTCAAAATGGTGAAAAAACAAAATTGGAATTTTATTATGGTAACAGCTACCTCTCACAATCTTCTAGAAAAATTAAGCTATTGCCAATAATGAAAGAAGTGATCATTTATGATTTTAATGGGGTAAAAAGAAAAGTACTTTAA